One genomic window of bacterium includes the following:
- a CDS encoding endonuclease/exonuclease/phosphatase family protein, with protein sequence MNRFSIIDWNIGGARYLEKADDRDDVRRHLNQDLQSLIHSEERGHHGLPHVIALQEIVQYREPGMELVDLIDTKLFPRYNYYPFPLIDSDRLSSKGKWNKVQKLGGWRKGTYFAQGNAFLVRNDTPHCPVWDLSRPGRWPRRADGPERPRHYIEQVDLQSGLYFGTRDTEPRAALVAHFILDSTGCGGKPLDVFVVNLHLTTLTMEREGIPEIDVRASQIRLAQLRVVFDGIVSRYNTWAREGFTDRGKKRRPERHETLNRCNPVWILVGDFNFTESSEEYEWIGRMNFLDAIPDKHGGTKSRGVGSVATTTLDYIFAGPKFISFNPVIAQQAVERGLVEHRIEDSDHFPCLAAIPLDVPAK encoded by the coding sequence ATGAACAGGTTCTCGATTATCGACTGGAACATCGGTGGAGCACGGTATCTGGAGAAGGCCGACGATCGTGACGACGTGCGTCGCCATCTGAATCAGGATCTCCAGAGTCTAATACATAGCGAGGAACGAGGCCACCATGGCCTTCCGCACGTGATCGCACTACAGGAGATAGTGCAGTACAGAGAACCTGGCATGGAGCTGGTGGATCTCATAGACACGAAGTTGTTTCCTAGATACAACTACTACCCTTTTCCCCTGATAGACAGCGACCGACTGTCATCAAAGGGAAAATGGAACAAGGTCCAGAAACTCGGCGGCTGGCGCAAGGGGACGTATTTCGCACAGGGCAACGCCTTCCTAGTCAGGAACGACACGCCTCATTGCCCAGTGTGGGATCTATCAAGACCCGGGCGGTGGCCAAGGAGGGCAGACGGCCCAGAACGCCCACGCCATTACATCGAGCAGGTCGATTTGCAGTCTGGGCTGTACTTCGGGACACGTGACACCGAACCGCGGGCGGCGCTAGTCGCGCACTTCATCCTTGACTCAACCGGCTGCGGGGGCAAGCCGCTGGACGTGTTTGTCGTCAATCTTCACCTCACGACACTAACTATGGAACGGGAGGGCATACCCGAAATCGACGTAAGAGCGTCCCAGATCCGACTGGCGCAACTCAGAGTTGTCTTCGACGGCATCGTTTCGAGGTACAACACATGGGCGCGCGAGGGATTCACGGACCGTGGGAAGAAACGCCGGCCCGAACGTCACGAGACTCTCAACAGGTGTAATCCAGTGTGGATACTGGTGGGCGACTTCAATTTCACCGAGTCATCAGAGGAGTATGAGTGGATTGGAAGGATGAACTTCCTGGATGCCATACCGGACAAGCACGGCGGTACAAAGTCGCGCGGCGTCGGGTCTGTGGCCACGACAACGCTTGACTATATCTTCGCCGGGCCGAAGTTCATTTCGTTCAACCCCGTCATCGCACAGCAGGCCGTTGAGCGTGGCCTTGTTGAGCATAGAATCGAGGACTCCGACCACTTTCCTTGCCTCGCAGCGATTCCACTCGACGTTCCGGCAAAATAG
- a CDS encoding TIR domain-containing protein yields MVRKGPDFVSRLRGYVNIKGPNRDEADPDGDAEFLIRRALLLRAQLQRHHKHLLKKQPAQISPGVISAFLRVAKYRHGARSLEAIVSMSPVGTDRFYGPAHMPPTHILDMHIEGNFMGLVGKGESSSDLLDKLARVLHAAYTESTGARPGDYDTLSSEEMDNNLGAARLTRAKLLDVGIRIEPRLASGPAQKFSFTESELDRLARVEHDRWLREKLLRGFAYAPESDKRLKLNLCAVPFDRVPAEMRRIDYDMTRALPVGLWELGYTLVRVKSLRPRSPALSEAPVEQPLETNRTRTVKAAARSAFISYRRDTSIEAARLIRERLRGLGYRVFLDVDDLGSHYFDERLLAAIERAPNFIVVLVPGSLNRCSDAEDWLRREIVHAIKTGRNIVPVLKDGFRFPRADGLPADMRDLLRHNGVVYDPVYFDAVLNKLIDFLCTEEELKQRQSKVQ; encoded by the coding sequence GTGGTGCGCAAGGGGCCCGACTTCGTCAGTCGCCTGCGTGGGTACGTCAATATCAAAGGCCCAAACCGAGACGAGGCCGACCCGGACGGCGACGCGGAGTTCCTCATCCGACGAGCACTGCTTCTCAGGGCACAGCTACAGCGACACCACAAGCACCTTCTGAAGAAGCAGCCGGCCCAGATAAGCCCCGGCGTCATCAGCGCTTTCCTGCGAGTCGCGAAATACCGCCACGGCGCGCGGTCGCTCGAAGCCATCGTCAGCATGAGCCCGGTGGGCACTGACCGCTTCTACGGTCCAGCCCACATGCCGCCGACGCACATCCTTGATATGCACATCGAAGGCAATTTCATGGGATTGGTAGGCAAGGGTGAATCGAGCAGTGACCTGTTGGACAAACTAGCCCGCGTGCTTCACGCGGCATACACCGAGTCCACCGGTGCCAGGCCTGGCGATTACGACACGCTCAGCAGCGAGGAGATGGACAACAACCTTGGCGCCGCCAGGCTCACCCGTGCCAAGCTCCTTGACGTCGGCATCCGTATAGAGCCACGACTTGCCAGCGGGCCCGCGCAGAAGTTCTCTTTCACGGAATCAGAACTAGACCGGCTTGCTAGAGTCGAGCACGACCGGTGGCTACGTGAGAAACTGCTCAGAGGATTCGCCTATGCCCCAGAGAGCGACAAGAGGCTGAAGCTGAACCTTTGTGCGGTTCCATTTGACAGAGTTCCCGCCGAGATGCGGCGAATCGACTACGATATGACCAGGGCGCTACCAGTTGGGCTGTGGGAGCTAGGCTACACGCTCGTGCGGGTGAAAAGCCTCCGACCTCGCTCCCCGGCCCTCTCCGAGGCGCCCGTCGAGCAGCCATTGGAAACAAACAGAACCCGAACAGTCAAAGCAGCGGCACGCAGCGCTTTCATTAGCTACCGTAGAGACACGAGCATTGAAGCGGCCCGCCTCATCCGTGAGAGGCTGCGTGGGCTCGGGTATCGAGTCTTCCTTGACGTCGACGACCTAGGATCCCACTACTTCGACGAGAGGCTGCTGGCCGCCATAGAGAGGGCCCCCAACTTCATCGTGGTTCTCGTGCCGGGAAGCCTGAACCGCTGCAGCGACGCTGAAGATTGGCTGAGGCGAGAAATCGTGCATGCCATCAAGACTGGACGTAACATCGTTCCGGTGCTGAAAGACGGGTTTCGCTTCCCAAGAGCCGACGGACTCCCGGCCGACATGCGAGACCTACTGAGGCATAACGGAGTCGTTTACGACCCCGTGTACTTTGATGCTGTACTGAACAAGCTGATTGACTTCCTGTGCACCGAGGAAGAACTGAAGCAAAGACAATCCAAGGTTCAATGA
- a CDS encoding ATP-binding protein → MRTAPHDGNFRPAADALVNDAYEVCAQFANESGNARTRSWRIRDFLGCSLPETAVRPLAVDQDTPNPDVLVIDDTNLGFNAKEDLWPLALTDKGNPKSIVYKTSAFPHSLLWKLLLGRFADRMTVVLAVETLRSQSARIECAKSWDQTIEDVVCEFDHGACTAELGRCQRVIVHFGPAGAACLSRVPLHGVPIQPPDSTNDETGLRTGNVKLERLIYRPDELEGAWYGQHPGLTYGVTPLVAAAIARHELARATYPLFIAVSRALGAARKDHEIGGGSGPSFEVSASIPAVEEAYHPRASVERRFIHTDPADEYFSSIPHELLSCPPLRDQPASESDLLRDLTGATDEYVAAKAIEVVMWGPERALDAAPKARYGDYLTVDRDEIERINAIRSLVLAYRDKKEDKKPLSIAVFGPPGSGKSFAVRELARELLGYKQRVLEFNLSQLNTIVDLHHALHEVSDATVRSEMPLVFWDEFDATLNDEKLFWLRHFLEPMQDGSFRLDGVSHPLGKAIFVFAGGTCHNY, encoded by the coding sequence ATGCGGACTGCGCCGCACGACGGCAACTTTCGGCCCGCAGCAGACGCCTTGGTCAATGACGCGTACGAAGTGTGCGCGCAGTTCGCCAACGAGTCAGGCAACGCCAGAACAAGGTCCTGGCGGATCCGAGACTTCCTTGGTTGTTCGCTACCTGAGACGGCAGTTCGGCCACTGGCTGTAGACCAGGACACTCCGAACCCGGACGTGCTGGTCATTGATGACACAAACCTTGGTTTCAATGCGAAGGAAGACCTCTGGCCGCTTGCGCTGACAGACAAAGGCAACCCGAAGAGCATCGTGTACAAGACGTCGGCATTCCCGCATAGCCTGCTATGGAAGTTGCTACTCGGGCGGTTCGCCGACCGGATGACCGTCGTCCTGGCTGTGGAGACGCTACGGTCACAATCCGCCAGGATAGAGTGTGCCAAGTCCTGGGACCAGACCATCGAAGACGTGGTCTGCGAGTTCGATCACGGTGCCTGCACCGCAGAGCTTGGTCGTTGCCAACGGGTAATCGTCCACTTCGGTCCGGCTGGTGCCGCCTGCCTGAGCCGAGTTCCGCTCCACGGAGTACCCATTCAGCCACCAGACAGCACCAACGACGAGACAGGTCTCCGAACTGGCAACGTGAAGCTGGAGCGACTCATCTATCGACCCGACGAACTCGAGGGCGCATGGTATGGCCAACACCCGGGTCTGACATACGGTGTTACGCCTCTTGTAGCGGCCGCCATCGCGCGCCACGAACTCGCACGAGCGACCTACCCGCTGTTCATTGCGGTCTCGCGCGCGCTTGGCGCGGCCCGCAAGGACCACGAGATTGGCGGCGGCTCAGGACCCAGTTTCGAAGTAAGTGCCTCGATACCGGCTGTCGAGGAAGCCTATCATCCTCGGGCCTCGGTCGAGCGCCGGTTCATTCACACCGACCCTGCAGACGAATACTTCTCCTCCATCCCGCATGAACTGCTGTCCTGTCCACCTCTCAGAGACCAGCCAGCAAGCGAGTCAGATTTACTGCGCGACCTGACCGGCGCGACCGACGAGTACGTTGCGGCCAAGGCCATCGAGGTGGTGATGTGGGGTCCTGAGAGGGCACTCGACGCCGCGCCCAAAGCTAGGTACGGTGACTACCTGACCGTCGACCGCGATGAAATAGAGCGCATCAACGCTATCCGCAGCCTGGTCCTAGCATACCGCGACAAGAAAGAGGACAAGAAACCACTGTCCATCGCGGTCTTCGGCCCGCCCGGCTCGGGCAAGTCATTCGCTGTCAGGGAGCTTGCCCGTGAGCTACTCGGTTACAAGCAGCGGGTGCTGGAGTTCAACCTCTCACAGCTCAATACCATCGTCGACCTCCACCATGCGCTGCACGAGGTCAGCGATGCAACCGTAAGAAGCGAGATGCCGCTCGTCTTCTGGGATGAGTTCGATGCCACGCTCAACGACGAGAAGTTATTCTGGCTTCGACATTTCCTTGAGCCGATGCAGGACGGCAGCTTCCGCTTGGATGGCGTCTCACACCCGTTAGGCAAAGCCATCTTCGTCTTCGCCGGTGGCACGTGTCACAACTACTAG
- a CDS encoding RyR domain-containing protein → SAGAACFSRTGGRRISKLERFVYRPDELEGMWREKNPGITYGTSSILTAAIARHRLDEDTYPLFMALSRGLGAAHTNHRIGGGDQAEFKPDAGEADIAKDLCGKGKTDPINEYSSSFDPSILTYPPRRQRGKSDLLLDLTGVGFEYVAAKAVEVVMWGTENALRHAPQVRYGKFYTVDRDEIERINGVRNLMLSYKRNPKDTNPLAIAVFGLPGSGKSFAIKQLARGIFANDRKALSGERKVFFEYNLSQMADVGELHRAFHQVRDASVQGQIPIVIWDEFDCRGLEWLQYFLEPVQDAQFRAAGDVHPFGKAVFVFAGGTSRCFEDFDLSKGGESAAKVRHFKDQKGPDFVSRLRGFVNIKGPDKIVPDRKRKRLGNKSKAATDSAYILRRAIVLRDKLAKYHPQLIDTKGRALVSPGIISAFLRVKNFEHGNRSIDALVSMSSVDQERHFGPAQLPSEDLLNLHVKDGFLKQVRRCEFSADSIEALAQAWHEAWCKCKRDMGYTPGPDDDEKKTNHLLKPYADLTEDEKEANRTTARVLPAKLLDVGLELTRKSAKKHLRLFTPRELKKLARLEHDRWLREKLVSGFTWAKDTERELRLHRDVTRFSKVPKQDQKLDYETTKTLPQKLWDLGYVLARKRKRTTKAARTTPKKRIRAPRGKPARAANR, encoded by the coding sequence GTTCTGCCGGAGCCGCCTGCTTCTCAAGAACGGGCGGGAGGCGAATCTCAAAGCTGGAGCGCTTCGTCTACCGGCCAGACGAGCTGGAAGGCATGTGGCGGGAGAAGAACCCGGGAATAACTTACGGCACGTCATCTATCCTGACGGCCGCCATCGCAAGACATAGACTCGACGAAGACACGTATCCGCTATTCATGGCGCTGTCTCGCGGGCTGGGTGCTGCTCACACAAACCACAGGATTGGCGGCGGAGATCAGGCGGAGTTCAAGCCGGACGCCGGGGAAGCCGACATAGCCAAGGACCTTTGTGGAAAGGGCAAGACTGACCCGATCAACGAGTATTCCTCTTCGTTTGACCCGTCGATTCTGACCTACCCCCCTAGACGCCAGCGCGGCAAGTCCGACCTCCTGCTTGACCTCACCGGGGTCGGGTTTGAGTATGTCGCGGCCAAGGCGGTCGAGGTCGTGATGTGGGGCACGGAGAATGCACTACGCCACGCGCCACAGGTCCGTTATGGGAAGTTCTACACCGTAGACCGCGATGAGATTGAACGCATCAATGGCGTGCGCAACCTGATGTTGTCCTACAAGAGGAATCCCAAAGACACAAACCCGCTGGCCATCGCTGTGTTCGGCCTGCCGGGTTCAGGCAAGTCGTTCGCGATAAAACAGTTGGCCCGAGGCATATTCGCCAATGACAGAAAGGCACTCAGCGGCGAGAGAAAGGTGTTCTTCGAGTACAATCTGTCACAGATGGCTGACGTAGGGGAACTGCACCGGGCCTTCCATCAGGTTCGTGATGCGTCAGTGCAAGGGCAGATTCCAATCGTCATCTGGGACGAGTTCGACTGCCGTGGTCTCGAATGGCTACAGTACTTCCTCGAACCGGTGCAGGATGCGCAGTTTCGTGCCGCCGGCGACGTCCACCCGTTCGGCAAAGCAGTGTTCGTTTTCGCAGGCGGTACATCTCGCTGCTTCGAGGACTTCGATCTCTCGAAGGGCGGGGAATCCGCCGCCAAGGTCAGGCACTTCAAAGACCAAAAAGGCCCGGACTTCGTCAGCCGCCTCCGCGGGTTTGTCAACATCAAGGGACCCGACAAGATCGTGCCTGACCGCAAACGGAAGCGACTGGGAAACAAGTCGAAAGCGGCCACCGACTCTGCGTATATCCTAAGGCGCGCCATCGTCCTGAGGGACAAGCTTGCCAAGTATCACCCCCAGCTGATCGATACGAAGGGCCGTGCGCTCGTCAGTCCGGGCATAATAAGCGCATTCCTGCGGGTCAAGAACTTCGAGCACGGAAACAGGTCGATAGACGCTCTGGTCAGTATGAGCTCTGTAGACCAGGAACGGCACTTCGGTCCGGCCCAATTGCCGTCCGAGGACCTGCTGAACCTACACGTCAAAGATGGGTTCCTCAAACAAGTGAGAAGATGTGAGTTCAGCGCTGACTCAATCGAAGCCCTTGCCCAAGCATGGCACGAGGCGTGGTGCAAGTGCAAGAGAGACATGGGCTACACGCCCGGGCCTGACGACGACGAGAAGAAAACCAACCACCTGCTCAAACCGTATGCGGACCTGACCGAGGATGAGAAGGAGGCCAACCGAACCACGGCGCGCGTCCTGCCTGCAAAACTGTTGGATGTTGGGCTGGAGCTGACCAGAAAGTCCGCGAAGAAACACCTCCGCCTGTTCACGCCCAGGGAACTCAAGAAGCTGGCACGGCTCGAGCATGATCGGTGGCTGAGGGAGAAACTGGTGAGCGGTTTCACATGGGCCAAAGACACCGAGAGAGAGCTACGGCTTCATCGTGACGTAACGCGGTTCAGCAAGGTGCCCAAGCAAGACCAGAAGCTCGATTACGAGACAACCAAGACCCTACCACAGAAGCTGTGGGACTTAGGCTACGTGTTGGCAAGGAAAAGGAAACGTACCACGAAGGCCGCCCGCACAACACCCAAGAAACGTATCAGAGCGCCAAGGGGCAAGCCTGCCCGCGCCGCCAACAGATAG